A stretch of Exiguobacterium sp. BMC-KP DNA encodes these proteins:
- a CDS encoding NAD(P)/FAD-dependent oxidoreductase encodes MREQELFDVTIIGGGPAGLYSTFYSGLRGMKTKLIEYQAELGGKLHVYPEKMIWDVGGQPPITGEKLMAQLVEQGLTFQPTVQLNEKIISIAKDVFGNFVLEAESGRIHYSKTVIVAVGGGILNPQKLKVEGAERFEVSNLNYTVKSIERFKGKTVIVSGGGNSAIDWANELEPVAKKVYVTYRRDCFSGHEAQVDQLVKSSAVCLLNTTIHKLIASPDHQRIASVELIDCQTDEIVEIPIDEVIINHGYEQDAALLDACDLDIARADDFYIAGNAASESSVPGLYAAGDILSHDGKVHLISGAFQDAANAVNRAKRFIEPEAPKVAMVSSHNEVFKKRNRALIEERVNQ; translated from the coding sequence ATGAGGGAACAAGAGTTGTTCGACGTAACGATCATCGGTGGAGGACCAGCAGGGTTATATTCGACGTTCTATAGTGGTCTTCGGGGTATGAAGACGAAATTGATCGAGTATCAAGCAGAACTCGGAGGAAAACTGCACGTCTATCCGGAAAAGATGATCTGGGACGTCGGTGGACAACCGCCGATCACCGGTGAAAAACTCATGGCTCAACTCGTCGAACAAGGATTGACGTTCCAACCAACTGTTCAATTGAATGAAAAGATCATCTCGATTGCAAAAGACGTCTTCGGAAACTTCGTCTTAGAAGCCGAATCGGGTCGGATTCATTATTCGAAGACGGTCATCGTCGCAGTCGGTGGGGGAATCCTCAATCCACAAAAATTAAAAGTCGAGGGCGCGGAACGCTTTGAAGTCTCGAACTTGAACTATACCGTTAAATCGATTGAACGCTTTAAAGGAAAGACCGTCATCGTATCAGGTGGTGGGAACTCGGCGATTGACTGGGCGAACGAGCTCGAACCGGTCGCAAAAAAAGTCTACGTCACGTATCGCCGAGATTGTTTTTCAGGGCACGAGGCGCAAGTCGACCAGCTCGTCAAAAGCTCAGCTGTTTGCCTCTTGAACACGACGATTCACAAGTTGATCGCAAGTCCCGATCATCAACGGATCGCGTCGGTTGAATTGATCGACTGTCAAACGGATGAAATCGTTGAGATTCCGATTGATGAAGTCATCATCAATCATGGGTATGAACAGGATGCGGCCTTGCTTGACGCCTGTGATCTAGATATCGCACGGGCTGATGATTTTTACATCGCTGGAAATGCGGCGAGTGAATCGAGTGTACCGGGTTTGTATGCAGCAGGAGATATTCTTTCGCACGACGGGAAAGTCCATTTGATCTCGGGTGCCTTCCAAGATGCGGCAAACGCCGTCAACCGAGCGAAACGTTTCATCGAACCGGAAGCACCAAAAGTAGCGATGGTCTCGTCACACAA
- a CDS encoding ABC transporter ATP-binding protein: MVRLATEEINIGYGDRPIVKDLSVQIPDRQITTIIGANGCGKSTLLKAMTRIIPHQSGRALLDGLDIAKESTKLLARKMAILPQTPESASGLTVAELVSYGRFPYQKGFGRLTKHDYEIIDWALEATDTMAFKHRPVDALSGGQRQRVWIAMALAQETDIIFLDEPTTYLDLAHQLEVLELLEHLNRTEGRTIVMVLHDLNQAARFADYIIAMKNGEVVKAGTCEEVIAKDVLQEVFHIDAEIGRDPRTNKPMCITYNLIKGD, from the coding sequence ATGGTACGTCTAGCAACAGAAGAAATCAATATCGGCTACGGTGATCGTCCCATCGTCAAAGACTTATCCGTCCAGATTCCCGATCGTCAGATTACGACGATCATCGGTGCGAATGGATGCGGTAAATCGACTTTGCTGAAAGCGATGACACGGATTATTCCCCATCAATCGGGACGTGCGTTGCTCGATGGTCTCGATATCGCGAAGGAAAGCACGAAGCTGCTTGCTCGGAAAATGGCTATTCTGCCACAAACTCCGGAAAGTGCAAGTGGTCTAACGGTCGCAGAGCTCGTCTCATACGGTCGTTTCCCTTATCAAAAAGGATTCGGACGCTTGACGAAACACGATTACGAGATCATCGATTGGGCACTCGAAGCAACGGATACGATGGCGTTCAAACATCGTCCGGTCGACGCGTTGTCGGGTGGTCAACGTCAACGGGTCTGGATTGCGATGGCACTTGCCCAAGAGACGGACATCATCTTCCTCGATGAGCCGACGACTTACCTCGACCTCGCCCACCAACTCGAGGTGCTCGAGCTACTCGAGCATCTCAACCGGACCGAAGGACGGACGATCGTCATGGTCTTACATGATTTGAATCAAGCGGCACGCTTCGCCGACTACATCATCGCCATGAAAAACGGCGAAGTCGTCAAAGCCGGGACGTGCGAGGAAGTCATCGCAAAAGATGTCTTACAAGAAGTATTCCATATCGACGCTGAAATCGGACGCGATCCGCGGACGAACAAGCCGATGTGTATCACCTACAACTTAATTAAGGGAGATTGA
- a CDS encoding iron-hydroxamate ABC transporter substrate-binding protein — protein MKKLLLPVLLILTLVIAACGNTEKKNDAASGSKNETITYKSENGDIKVPANPKRVVVLAGFAGNVMALDVPVVGVDSWSKANPKFDKLKDVTEVSEENVEKIIELEPDLIIGYSTTKNLDKIKKIAPTVTYTYGKVDYLTQHIEIGKLLNKEQEARDWVKDFKTRAAAAGKDIKAKIGEDTTVSVIESFDKQLYVFGNNWGRGTEILYQEMKLKMPDKVTKMALKDGYYALSPEVLPEYAGDYLVFSKSAEADNSFTKTDTFKNIPAVKNDRVFEVDSKEFYFNDPLTLERQLEFFKKSFLGA, from the coding sequence ATGAAGAAACTACTTTTACCGGTTTTACTCATTCTCACACTCGTCATCGCAGCGTGTGGCAATACAGAGAAGAAGAACGATGCAGCATCTGGTTCGAAAAACGAGACAATCACGTACAAGTCGGAGAACGGCGACATCAAAGTTCCGGCTAATCCAAAACGTGTCGTTGTCCTCGCAGGGTTCGCCGGCAACGTCATGGCACTCGACGTACCTGTCGTTGGTGTCGATTCGTGGTCAAAAGCGAATCCGAAGTTCGACAAGCTCAAAGATGTAACGGAAGTTTCGGAAGAGAACGTTGAAAAAATCATCGAACTCGAGCCAGACTTGATCATCGGCTACTCGACAACGAAAAACCTCGATAAAATCAAAAAGATTGCGCCGACGGTCACGTACACATACGGAAAAGTCGACTACTTGACGCAACATATCGAAATCGGTAAATTGCTCAACAAAGAACAAGAAGCACGTGACTGGGTCAAAGACTTCAAAACACGCGCTGCTGCTGCCGGTAAAGACATCAAAGCAAAAATCGGTGAAGATACAACCGTGTCTGTCATCGAAAGCTTCGATAAACAACTTTACGTCTTCGGCAACAACTGGGGTCGTGGAACAGAGATTCTTTATCAAGAGATGAAGTTGAAAATGCCAGATAAAGTTACGAAGATGGCATTAAAAGACGGATACTACGCGTTGTCACCAGAAGTCCTTCCTGAATACGCAGGTGACTACCTCGTCTTCAGCAAGAGTGCGGAAGCAGACAACTCATTTACAAAAACGGATACGTTCAAAAACATTCCAGCTGTCAAAAACGATCGTGTCTTCGAAGTCGATTCGAAGGAGTTCTACTTCAACGATCCTCTCACGCTCGAACGTCAACTCGAGTTCTTCAAGAAAAGTTTCCTTGGCGCATAA
- a CDS encoding FecCD family ABC transporter permease, with product MSAGRIPFGIKITLGLVLFLGMFWIAMTFGAADTTIREVWNALTFGPLNEKAKIVQEIRLPRELAAILVGAALGVSGAIMQAMTRNPLADPGLLGLTAGANAALALVIVLFPKIDYFGIMLACFVGAALGAALVFGIGASKKGGFSPLRIVLAGSAISAFLYAIAEGVGIYFKIAQDVSQWTSGGLVGSTWGQLQVIAPVIAIGIVIAFIFSRQLTILSLSEEVALGLGQNIQRIKAVLYVVVILLAGAAVALVGNMAFIGLMIPHIVRAIVGTDYRFILPMTAIFGATFMLLADTIGRTLYAPYETPVIAIVSMLGLPFFLLIVRKGGRAFS from the coding sequence ATGTCAGCTGGTCGAATTCCGTTCGGCATTAAAATCACACTCGGTCTCGTCCTCTTTTTAGGGATGTTCTGGATCGCGATGACGTTTGGCGCTGCCGATACGACAATACGCGAAGTCTGGAATGCCTTGACGTTCGGACCGTTAAATGAAAAAGCAAAAATCGTCCAAGAAATCCGTTTACCTCGCGAACTGGCAGCCATCCTCGTAGGGGCAGCTCTTGGTGTCTCTGGTGCCATCATGCAGGCGATGACACGGAATCCCCTTGCTGATCCCGGTTTGCTTGGTCTGACAGCAGGTGCGAACGCGGCACTCGCGCTCGTCATCGTCCTGTTCCCGAAGATTGACTACTTCGGCATCATGCTTGCGTGTTTCGTCGGAGCAGCTCTTGGAGCAGCACTTGTTTTCGGAATCGGGGCTTCAAAAAAAGGTGGTTTCTCGCCGCTCCGGATCGTACTTGCTGGTTCCGCTATCTCCGCTTTTCTATATGCAATTGCCGAAGGGGTTGGGATCTATTTCAAGATTGCTCAAGACGTCTCCCAATGGACGTCTGGCGGACTCGTCGGTTCGACCTGGGGACAACTCCAAGTCATCGCTCCGGTCATTGCGATTGGAATCGTGATTGCGTTCATCTTCTCACGACAATTGACGATTCTTAGTCTATCGGAAGAAGTCGCGCTCGGACTCGGACAGAATATCCAGCGCATCAAGGCGGTACTTTACGTCGTCGTCATCCTGCTTGCGGGTGCTGCCGTAGCACTCGTCGGCAATATGGCGTTCATCGGGCTGATGATTCCGCATATCGTCCGCGCAATCGTCGGGACGGACTATCGGTTCATCCTGCCGATGACCGCGATCTTCGGTGCGACATTCATGTTGCTTGCTGATACGATCGGACGGACATTATATGCGCCCTATGAGACTCCGGTCATCGCAATCGTCTCGATGCTCGGACTACCGTTCTTCCTCTTGATTGTTCGGAAAGGAGGGCGTGCTTTCTCATGA
- a CDS encoding FecCD family ABC transporter permease, whose amino-acid sequence MESRLRRRQQLTFWTLLALLIATLIVSIGLGPASLSYDRLLPTLLGNGSFKEEFVLYSLRLPRLLITVMAGMALALSGAILQGITRNELADPGIIGINTGAGVAVALFFLYFPTDVGSFIYLLPIAAFLGALVTATAIYLFSYDRVQGLQPIRLILTGVGFSMALSGIMVILISSTRREKVDFIAKWLAGNIWGTDWIFVYSLLPWLLVLIPLTFYKANKLNLLALNEPVAIGVGVAIEKERIQLLLTAVALAAAAVSVTGGISFIGLMAPHIARALVGPRHQFFLPIALLLGGWLLAFADTIGRNIAGPDGVPAGIVVALIGAPYFIYLLLKK is encoded by the coding sequence ATGGAATCTCGCTTACGACGTCGCCAGCAACTGACGTTTTGGACGTTACTGGCACTATTGATTGCAACACTCATCGTCAGCATCGGTCTTGGACCCGCATCGCTATCGTATGATCGTCTGCTCCCGACGTTACTTGGAAACGGGTCGTTCAAAGAGGAATTCGTCCTCTATTCGCTCCGTCTACCACGCTTGCTCATCACCGTCATGGCCGGGATGGCACTCGCCTTATCGGGTGCGATCTTACAAGGAATCACCCGAAATGAACTGGCTGACCCGGGTATCATCGGTATCAACACGGGTGCTGGCGTCGCCGTCGCCTTGTTCTTCCTTTACTTCCCGACCGATGTCGGATCATTCATTTACCTGTTACCGATTGCTGCCTTTCTCGGCGCACTCGTAACCGCAACAGCAATCTATCTTTTCTCGTACGACCGTGTCCAAGGACTCCAACCGATCCGCTTGATTTTGACCGGTGTCGGCTTCTCGATGGCGTTATCCGGCATCATGGTCATCCTGATTTCATCGACGCGTCGGGAAAAGGTCGACTTCATCGCCAAGTGGCTTGCCGGTAATATCTGGGGCACGGACTGGATTTTCGTCTACTCGCTCTTACCGTGGTTACTCGTCTTGATTCCGCTGACGTTCTATAAGGCGAATAAGCTCAATCTGCTTGCCTTGAATGAACCGGTCGCGATCGGTGTCGGGGTCGCGATTGAAAAAGAAAGGATCCAGCTCCTGTTGACGGCCGTCGCGCTCGCTGCTGCTGCTGTGTCCGTGACAGGTGGGATTTCCTTCATCGGTCTGATGGCACCACACATCGCCCGCGCCCTTGTTGGACCACGACATCAATTTTTCCTGCCAATTGCCCTGTTGCTCGGTGGCTGGTTGCTTGCATTCGCTGATACGATCGGACGCAACATCGCTGGACCGGATGGCGTACCAGCGGGTATCGTCGTCGCCTTGATCGGCGCACCGTACTTCATCTATCTTTTGTTAAAAAAATAA
- a CDS encoding S8 family serine peptidase, with protein MKKKIALMAAVLMTSSNLVSAQGALSSQDKASGQKPQALSLKKTGQEKVYKQSDKVRVVIEMEQKPAIQIAQAQNKRYSTLSNAEKESIKDRLVTVQKSVKSAIAKQAIPVTYKESFTTVLNGFSGEVKFGDIQDIKKLDGVKDVHIAHEYARPKVDKGAKPDMLYSKDMVNAKETWQDYGFKGEGTIVAVIDTGIDPSHKDMVLSPETNVDLTSSKVESAKETKGLKGKYFTEKVPYGYNYADHDSEIRDLGAGASMHGMHVAGTVGANGDEANGGIKGVAPETQLLAMKVFGNDPGMPSTFSDIYIKAIDDAIALGADVINMSLGSTASFVNADDPEQRAIVNAMNNGILCAISAGNSAFTGHGAGNPYTANPDIGVVGSPGLISQALQVASLENTKLTLEGMALTIDGQDAGYLAYQKQDSPNPIKVFNKEKQDVIYVGDGQASNYEGKDVKGKVVFVVRNGSFNYGMIQAEAEKQGAAGVIVRGRVDHGDYVSMALNNPTIPMVTLSIADGNDLEAKAKAGKAIAVTFDGKAVSADNPVAGEMSDFTSWGVTPNLDFKPEITAPGGKIYSTLNDNEYGVMSGTSMAAPHVAGGTALVMQRIAKDFKVNGATRVKLAKNILMNTSRPQLDKGQYNAEAKTGSFYSPRREGAGLMDLHAAMKTPVVVTETKSGEGKAALKEVGEKFTFTLDLKNYSSEKVTYQLAGTVQSDLGAEGTNFLEANGIFKKNSVDAVDPNKGTFPISFVVGSKKASSVSINPKSSTKVSVSVDLKDTVDWANGLPLEQVFENGYFVEGFVRLIDTKSKNPELTVPYVGFKGKWDQAPIVDAPRYDEEKTFYGLTGLATEVKDDFEFLGTNTAGKVVENKVAFSPNNDGSVDEAFPVLSFLRNARKVEYSILDRNKTTLRKLDLQTDVVKNYYDSGSEDGFTPVTSAAWDGTVNGKSVKDGLYYYQVKSVIDYPNAKWQSNLFPVYIDTKKPAATVQWDTAKETLSWTAGDQGTGVASYDILVDGTSVLKQPLAPTEKAYELKGLSKSAKIDFVVKDYAGNTVMKSVNTTGIDKAVPTVQIDTPVALGLSTSKVVNIAGHVSDESGIKSFKINGKTVQLRFDAAKQQYVFSHDVTYTKDGVKSFKVEAYDGKGNRLVFSRQVILDSTLPTLKVTAPKTVSAKTKTASLKIVLQDNYDEIRFDMNDNAVYRHTFKEPYQMRAFKKTITKKVTLKKGKNTYNLKLKDLGGHVVTKTVVITKK; from the coding sequence ATGAAGAAGAAGATTGCGCTTATGGCAGCCGTCTTGATGACGTCTTCCAACTTAGTCAGTGCTCAAGGAGCACTGTCTTCGCAAGACAAGGCAAGCGGTCAAAAACCTCAAGCCCTCTCACTAAAGAAAACAGGACAGGAGAAGGTGTATAAGCAGTCCGATAAGGTTCGTGTCGTCATCGAGATGGAGCAGAAGCCAGCCATTCAAATCGCACAGGCACAAAACAAGCGGTATAGCACATTGAGCAATGCCGAAAAAGAGTCGATTAAGGATCGTCTTGTTACCGTTCAGAAGTCAGTCAAGTCTGCCATCGCGAAACAAGCGATTCCGGTGACGTATAAAGAAAGCTTCACGACTGTTTTGAATGGATTTAGTGGAGAAGTAAAGTTCGGGGATATTCAAGATATTAAAAAGTTAGACGGGGTCAAGGATGTACATATTGCGCACGAATATGCGCGCCCGAAAGTCGATAAAGGCGCAAAACCAGACATGTTATACAGCAAAGATATGGTTAATGCAAAGGAAACATGGCAGGACTACGGCTTCAAAGGGGAAGGGACGATCGTAGCTGTCATCGATACGGGGATTGATCCGTCGCATAAAGATATGGTCTTGAGCCCGGAGACGAATGTGGATTTGACATCTTCTAAAGTCGAAAGTGCCAAAGAAACAAAAGGACTAAAGGGAAAGTATTTTACGGAAAAAGTACCGTACGGCTATAACTACGCTGATCACGATAGTGAAATCCGTGATTTAGGGGCAGGCGCATCGATGCATGGGATGCACGTTGCGGGTACGGTCGGAGCAAACGGGGATGAAGCAAACGGTGGTATCAAGGGGGTTGCTCCTGAGACACAATTGCTAGCAATGAAGGTATTCGGAAACGACCCAGGAATGCCATCTACATTTAGCGATATCTACATCAAAGCAATCGATGATGCGATTGCCCTCGGTGCGGATGTCATCAACATGAGTCTCGGATCGACGGCATCGTTCGTCAATGCGGATGATCCGGAACAACGCGCAATCGTCAACGCGATGAACAACGGGATTTTATGCGCGATCTCTGCCGGGAACTCGGCATTTACAGGACATGGTGCAGGCAATCCGTATACAGCGAATCCTGACATCGGTGTCGTAGGATCTCCAGGGCTGATCAGCCAAGCGTTACAAGTCGCATCGCTAGAGAATACGAAATTGACGCTTGAAGGCATGGCACTGACGATCGACGGACAGGATGCTGGTTACTTGGCGTATCAAAAGCAGGACTCGCCGAATCCGATTAAGGTGTTCAACAAGGAGAAGCAAGACGTCATCTATGTCGGTGATGGTCAAGCATCGAACTACGAAGGAAAAGATGTCAAAGGCAAAGTCGTCTTTGTCGTGCGTAATGGCAGCTTTAACTACGGCATGATCCAAGCAGAAGCGGAGAAGCAAGGGGCAGCTGGGGTCATCGTTCGTGGACGAGTTGATCACGGGGATTATGTCAGTATGGCACTCAACAATCCGACGATTCCGATGGTGACGCTCAGTATCGCGGACGGGAACGATCTTGAAGCAAAAGCAAAAGCAGGGAAAGCGATTGCTGTGACGTTCGATGGAAAAGCAGTCTCAGCAGATAACCCAGTAGCGGGCGAGATGTCTGATTTCACGTCATGGGGTGTGACACCGAACCTTGATTTCAAGCCAGAAATCACGGCACCAGGTGGGAAAATCTACTCGACACTTAACGATAACGAGTATGGTGTCATGAGTGGTACTTCGATGGCAGCACCGCACGTCGCAGGAGGAACAGCACTCGTCATGCAGCGAATCGCAAAAGACTTTAAGGTCAATGGCGCGACACGCGTGAAATTAGCGAAGAATATTCTCATGAACACATCACGTCCACAGCTTGATAAAGGGCAATATAACGCTGAAGCAAAAACAGGTAGTTTCTATTCGCCACGTCGCGAAGGCGCTGGTTTAATGGATCTTCATGCTGCGATGAAAACACCAGTCGTCGTCACGGAAACGAAATCAGGTGAAGGAAAGGCTGCACTCAAAGAAGTCGGTGAGAAATTCACGTTTACGCTTGATTTGAAAAACTACAGTAGCGAAAAAGTGACGTATCAATTAGCCGGTACGGTTCAATCGGATCTCGGTGCAGAAGGAACAAACTTCCTTGAAGCAAACGGTATTTTCAAGAAAAATTCAGTGGATGCAGTCGATCCGAATAAAGGAACATTCCCAATCTCATTCGTAGTCGGTTCGAAGAAAGCAAGTTCTGTCTCCATCAATCCTAAGAGCTCAACGAAAGTAAGCGTATCGGTCGATTTGAAAGATACAGTCGATTGGGCAAACGGTCTTCCACTTGAGCAAGTCTTTGAAAATGGGTACTTCGTTGAAGGTTTCGTTCGCTTGATCGATACGAAGAGTAAAAATCCAGAATTGACGGTTCCATACGTCGGATTCAAAGGAAAATGGGATCAAGCACCAATCGTCGATGCGCCGCGTTATGACGAAGAGAAAACATTCTACGGATTAACCGGGCTAGCGACAGAAGTAAAAGATGATTTCGAGTTTCTCGGAACGAATACAGCAGGAAAAGTCGTTGAAAACAAGGTAGCGTTCTCGCCGAACAATGATGGAAGCGTGGATGAAGCGTTCCCAGTTCTCTCGTTCCTGCGTAATGCAAGAAAAGTCGAGTATTCGATTCTTGATCGTAATAAAACAACGCTCCGTAAATTAGATCTACAAACAGACGTCGTGAAGAACTATTATGATAGCGGTTCGGAAGATGGATTCACACCAGTCACAAGTGCGGCTTGGGATGGGACAGTCAACGGAAAATCAGTCAAAGACGGTCTTTACTATTACCAAGTTAAATCAGTCATCGATTATCCGAATGCGAAGTGGCAGTCGAATCTCTTCCCAGTCTATATCGATACGAAAAAACCAGCAGCAACAGTTCAATGGGATACTGCGAAAGAAACACTTTCGTGGACAGCAGGCGATCAAGGAACCGGTGTAGCGTCGTATGATATTCTCGTCGATGGAACAAGTGTCTTAAAACAGCCGCTTGCACCGACAGAAAAAGCATATGAACTCAAAGGTCTCTCAAAGTCTGCGAAGATTGATTTCGTCGTAAAGGATTACGCTGGAAACACAGTGATGAAGTCCGTGAACACGACAGGAATCGATAAAGCAGTACCGACTGTCCAAATTGATACACCAGTTGCACTCGGTCTTTCGACATCTAAAGTGGTTAATATTGCCGGTCATGTATCAGATGAGTCAGGCATCAAATCATTCAAGATTAACGGAAAAACGGTTCAGCTCCGTTTTGACGCAGCAAAACAGCAGTATGTGTTCAGCCACGATGTGACCTATACGAAAGATGGTGTCAAATCGTTTAAGGTTGAAGCCTATGATGGAAAAGGAAATCGCTTAGTATTTAGCCGCCAAGTCATTCTGGATTCGACATTACCGACATTAAAAGTGACAGCACCAAAAACAGTATCAGCCAAAACAAAGACAGCATCCCTTAAAATTGTTCTCCAAGATAACTATGATGAGATTCGATTTGATATGAATGATAATGCCGTATATCGTCATACATTCAAGGAACCATATCAGATGAGAGCCTTTAAAAAGACGATCACGAAAAAAGTGACGCTCAAAAAAGGTAAAAACACGTACAACTTGAAACTGAAGGATCTCGGTGGACACGTTGTTACGAAAACAGTCGTCATTACGAAAAAATAA
- the tatC gene encoding twin-arginine translocase subunit TatC — translation MTVDQEQSMTSHLDELRKRIVWSLIIVVVLFAVAFPLVRPLVRFLQADLKELGIGLNAFNVADPLMLYLNLAFIIALILASPFWMYQLWAFVRPGLYDKEQKATLTYIPVIFFLFLAGVAFSYFWLLPFLLEVSTDLGKELGIEQVIGVENYFSFLIRLTMPFGLLFQLPVVTMFLTRLGLVTPYFMRKNRKYAYFALFVVAALIAPPDVTSHLMISVPLFVLYEISILISARTYKKVLILEQQAELERQADLMRELNK, via the coding sequence ATGACGGTTGATCAAGAGCAAAGCATGACGTCGCACCTTGACGAACTCCGGAAACGGATCGTCTGGTCGCTTATCATCGTCGTCGTCCTGTTCGCTGTCGCATTTCCGCTCGTCCGACCGCTCGTTCGTTTTCTACAAGCGGACTTAAAAGAGCTCGGCATCGGTTTGAATGCCTTCAACGTCGCCGATCCTTTAATGTTGTATTTGAATCTAGCGTTCATCATCGCGTTGATTTTAGCGTCACCGTTCTGGATGTATCAACTCTGGGCATTCGTCCGACCAGGACTTTATGACAAGGAGCAAAAAGCGACACTGACGTATATTCCAGTCATCTTCTTTCTGTTTTTGGCTGGCGTAGCCTTCTCGTATTTCTGGTTGCTGCCCTTCTTGCTTGAAGTCTCAACGGATCTCGGGAAAGAGTTAGGGATCGAACAAGTCATCGGGGTTGAAAACTACTTCAGTTTCTTGATCCGGCTGACAATGCCATTCGGTCTTCTTTTCCAATTGCCGGTCGTGACAATGTTCCTGACACGTCTTGGTCTCGTGACGCCATATTTCATGCGAAAGAATCGGAAATATGCGTATTTTGCGCTGTTCGTCGTTGCAGCATTGATTGCACCGCCGGACGTGACGTCACACTTGATGATCTCGGTTCCATTGTTCGTTCTCTATGAGATCAGCATCTTGATTTCTGCGCGAACGTACAAAAAGGTCTTGATCCTCGAGCAACAGGCAGAGCTTGAACGACAGGCGGATTTGATGCGTGAACTGAATAAATGA
- a CDS encoding twin-arginine translocase TatA/TatE family subunit, producing MENLIPLTLGIGPASIGLIAVVALIIFGPKKLPEFGRAAGQTLKEFKNATNGIMDDDKKDEPKEK from the coding sequence ATGGAAAACCTTATCCCGCTCACATTAGGTATCGGACCTGCGAGCATCGGATTAATCGCAGTCGTCGCGTTGATCATCTTCGGACCGAAGAAGTTACCAGAATTCGGACGTGCTGCTGGTCAGACATTGAAAGAGTTCAAGAATGCCACGAACGGTATCATGGACGACGATAAAAAGGACGAACCGAAAGAGAAGTGA
- a CDS encoding redox-sensing transcriptional repressor Rex, giving the protein MNGPDTKIPQATAKRLPLYYRFIQSLYNSGKLRVSSAELSEAVKVDSATIRRDFSYFGALGKKGYGYNVQHLLTFFRKTLNQDEVTNVALIGVGHLGTAFANYNFLKNNSTRIVVAFDADEEKVGTTTHDVPIYHVSDMKEQIEANQVDVAILTVPSQFAQSVADELVEYGVTGILNFTPARLNVPASVRVHHIDLSIELQSLVYFMKHYSQSAEGVKS; this is encoded by the coding sequence ATGAATGGACCAGACACAAAAATTCCACAAGCGACAGCAAAACGGTTGCCGCTATATTATCGCTTCATCCAAAGTTTATACAATTCAGGTAAGCTCCGCGTCTCTTCTGCTGAGTTAAGCGAGGCGGTGAAGGTTGATTCAGCAACGATTCGTCGCGATTTTTCCTACTTTGGGGCACTAGGGAAAAAGGGGTATGGATATAACGTTCAACATCTTTTAACGTTTTTCCGGAAAACCTTGAATCAAGATGAGGTGACGAATGTTGCCTTAATCGGGGTCGGTCATCTCGGAACAGCGTTTGCAAATTATAACTTTTTAAAGAATAATAGTACTCGGATAGTCGTTGCGTTTGATGCGGACGAAGAGAAGGTCGGAACAACGACGCATGACGTTCCAATCTATCATGTTTCGGACATGAAAGAACAAATCGAAGCGAATCAGGTCGATGTTGCCATCTTGACGGTTCCATCGCAGTTCGCACAGTCAGTAGCGGATGAGTTAGTCGAGTATGGTGTGACAGGTATTCTGAACTTTACGCCTGCACGGTTGAACGTGCCAGCGAGCGTCCGGGTCCATCACATCGATTTATCGATCGAGTTGCAGTCGTTAGTTTATTTCATGAAGCATTATTCGCAATCAGCTGAAGGAGTGAAATCATAA